tttggaAGGAAATTTGCTTATTTAGAGGAGTAAGAAACAAAAGGTAGAATTTCTGATGATGACCGCCTAGGATCGTCCATGCTATGGCGGAATTTCTTGAGTGAAAAGTGGCTTTATAGAGATTTTGTGATTACGATGACTATTTACAGGAAGAAATTGGTTTTCATCACAGATAAGTAAATTGTACTGTGACAATAAACTAGCAATCGACATTTAAGAAAATCCAGTCCAATATGAAAAACTAGTCATGTGGAGATCAATCATCATTTCATATAGAGAAGATTGGGAAATAAATTGTCCAATAAATTACAAGGTGTTCAATGAAGTTTCTGGCAAATTGTTCGAACATCAGGGGGAGTGTCAAGGAAACAAGATCATCGGGAATAGCATTGCTCAACATAAGAGGAGTGCCAAACAAGGAAACAATATCATAAGTGTACGGAAGGAGCAAAGTCATAATTGAGAATGGACTTGTATTCCTTGGATAGAGAATAGTAACACTGTTGAATAGAGATTTTAAGCTATTATGCATACATATTAGATCACTCTTCGTTTACAAGTATAAttctcttaattatttataagtaGTCATAGTCTGCGGTGTGTAtaatactttttctttttctttttcttttttggatgGGAACTCAAGATGACTTGTAGGATTTCTTATACAACAAGATTTCGTCCCTAGATCACCCACTGCATTAGCATATGATTATGATCAAGTTTGTGATTTTCTGTAATTAAggatttaataataatttcgTAGTTAGTAAGATCTGAATGTAATTACCAGAGAGTAGTGGCATTTTGTGATAAACAGACGATCATAATCCCCTTAGCCTAATAATGATTCATAATAAATTCACCACTTAAAACATATAGTACAATACTGCATTTGGTCCTATTGATGGTTGTTCGGATATTATATACGGGATAAAATATGCATTGTGTTTGTTTCACAagattaaatcataaaatcaaatcttagatggataatcatgtgataattagtcataatcatccttctccaactaaaataatctctcAACTCAATTTTAGACCACATTTCATGATTATTTTGACTAATAAACCGAACAGTCACTTCGTGTTATGAAATTGTGTCATCTGACCCACAAAAACacttgaacttttttttaggTTATGATGGTTGTGTGATTGGAAGAAGATATGATGAAATAAGAGGATGTTCAAActcatatacatatatatgtaaactCGAAACACATTACATGGGGAATTCGAGGTTACACATGCACATCAAGTCAAAGATCCAAGACTTGTaatgatatataaataaatatgtacaAACTCACAAGCAAACTCAATACACATGAATTAGTAACAGGGAGATGCATAATAAACAAACTAGGAGAAGAGGATCACCAAAAGAGCATGGCTTGCAACTGCTGCTTCCGTTCCATATCTTATCAGCTTTGTGGATTGCCCTTCTCGCGATGTCGCCAAGACCCTCTCCCGCGGTCTTTGCAGCCTCTTCGCCGGCTTGTTCAGCAAAGACGCCACCGATGAGGGGCGGATCTTCCACGGTCTTTGTAGCCGTTTCGCCACCTTGTTCGATGGCAACGCCACCGACTAGGGGCGGACATATTGCTGCCGCCGCTGCCATCACCACAAGCACCACTACCACTATCCCCTTCTCCATTTCTATGCTACTGATCAATTTGATTGATaactctcttttcttttttcctttttcaccTTTCCATAGTGGACTGCTTGCTTTAGTGCTTTTATAGTAAACCTGAAATTACAAGAACATCATCCAACCACACGATGATCGGCCTAAGTTAAGTGGGGCTATCTGTTTTGTGGGATGaattattaagaaaagtaACCACAAAGTAAAGTGCTGAAGTGCTTTGTTGAACAAGCATTGTTGAGTAGCACAAAACCCAAATATCTAGTAGTGACACAGTTAACATTAAGAAATGGAGAGCATTcatagtactccttccgtctctATAGTAGAGGTGTTTTTTATTGGCGCGAAATTTAAGAAAGATTGTtttagtgagttaagtaataggagaataaattagaaaagaaaagggaaaagaaatgaagaaagaataaagtaaaagaagaaattttgccaaaaaaataaatgactcagtgggacaacccaaaaggaatacgactgaGCTAAaaagggacggagggagtattttttttcttcacatCTATCCCCTTTCCTATGATGCAACAGCCACAATGCACACTAAAAGAGGCGGACACGGCTACCACGGGAAAGAAACCACGTCAAATGCTACAACATACAACAACAATTTATACAGGGGAGGAAAAAATCAAGATGATTGAGCAAGACAAAAATGTGTCTCCAGGGATTTATCGACAGTGTGGATCGTGTTACTCATTCATTTGCCTATAGTAAACAACGTGTTATCATGACACCACTGCAGCACGAGAAACATTTCGGCCTAATCCGACATCCACAGACCTGCAGGGACATGGCTATCAGTGTGAATTTGACTATGCCTTTGGCTGTGGCTTGGACTATGGCTGCATTGAGAAGAATGAATGTGGCCCTGATGTGCATTAGAGATTTTGTTCacaatcaattaatatatGGCCGTTTCCGTTTGGTTGATGACTATGGCTCACACCATTTGTATGGTTTGCATCCTGTGTCATATTGATCATCCTGATTCCTTCAGATTCCCCTGATTCTTCGGCGTGCTCTATATCTTCGCTATAACCATTTATCAAGAAATCTGTGCAGTTCTTCTTGCAGCCATGATCAAACAGATTACGAAATCGACCATCTGGCCCTCGTAAGTAACTGTACCTCAGCATGTTTGCCATTTCATTTGTTGTTATATTGCGAGCAATCTGTAGCACAATacaatacataaataaactcaacagaaaaaatagaaatagttaTAGTGGGATTTATGACTGTAAAGATCTGCAAGGACCAATGGCAGAATATATATTTCACCTAATAAACCAAGAGCACTAAGAGAGAGGTAACTTTGAATTttgggaagaagaaaaaaaatcacttatGATTCAGAACCTTGAAGAAATAAGAGGAATCCCTATTGAATGCATACCACATATTAGAGAACACTTAAGGCCCTCAGGCAGCCAAATACATAGCCAACAAAGCCAATAAAACAACATAATAAGGATATTAGAGCCCTTAGTGCTTTTTCTCATAAATAATCATGCAACCTCTGCAATATGCATTACCAAACTAGATTTTGAAAGAGGTGTTAACTATGTCTTTTTAAAATGCCTATTTAGGCAAATCAACCTGTAAGAAATCATAAAACAAGCAGATGAAGATTCTGAAAGTTTACCTGAGAAGCCTGTACACAAGTCAAAATTCCGACAGCAATAATGATGAAAGCATCTGCAACCAAAAATGCTAAAGCGCCAACATGCTGATTACCAACATGGCTCAACCAGGCACCAAAGGTAGATGGGGCCAATGGGTCTGTCAACACCCCTGCAATGACGACGTGAAGGTTTCCACATGATAGCAAGAGACAAGAAAGATATAGCTTAGATGCtcacaaatttaaaagagCTTCATGctaaaaaaacaaaggaaaagGTGTGCTCACTTATCAAAGCTACTGAACCACATATCAGTAATGCCAGAACTTCAAGAACAAGAAGCAAGAAAAAATCCCACTTGTTTTTCTGTcaagatgaaaaaaagaaagcacCAACACACTTCAGATTACCGTTAGACAGAAGAATCTTGAGTTCAATAAGATTTCACTACGGAACAACATATAATTTTAGATCAGTTAACATATCGGTAGAACATGGGAAACATCCGCTTAGCTTACTTCATATCAGTTACAAGGAAACaggaaaataatatatgtaagCACCTTGCCAATGCAATTGGACACCCATGGGCAATGATGGTCAAATTGCTCGACACAACGATCACAGGTGGTACAATGTTTGGCACGTAGAGGTCTAACAAtctgaaaaaataaacatgaacTTTTCAACAAGGAGCATATGAAaaaatgtactagtataaatttgaTGGCAggataatttgttttaatttgatggAGACAAACAACATGCAAGGTGAAAACTTAATAGTACCTTGCAAGTTGCACAAAGCTGAGACCAATTTCCTCTAATCAACACAAGATTATTTATTTCGATCTTCAGCAAAGGCTCCTACAGAGaatcaataaaatcaatacCATGAAAAACTACACATACATGAAAAGGCAAGCTATTGCACATACCTAAAGGTAAGAGCCACAATTGAAACAATGAATGACTAAATTAACCCCTGTGCATACTTACATCATCTTTCATGCTTGCTGGATCATGTACATTTATTCTGATAAAGCCAGGGTCCTTGCTGCAAATTAGAAGCACACACAAAGTTAGACTCAATGCCAATCCAGTTATACAGagcattttcacaaaaaaaaaattgttagaaaGATGGGAATGTTTTGGTAAGTTTTATCAGCACAATGACTGACAACATCATGATAATAATGACCAGAAGAtccaggaaaaaaaaattagatcagTACCATTTTAAAAGACAGTAAGAACCTACTACCTATGTCCGGGATtaaatttttcacttttactctGCGTGGattttaacaaaaacaaaGGAAGGTTGGTGACATAGTCTCGtctttccatttcggtccgtccatAAAATACAGTCCcatccaaaaaaggaaagtttttttctattattttacccattttttctccttctctcttactttaccaatttctcattaaaacccgtgccatccACCCATGGGCCTATTTTTGGTGACGGAGGgttagttttatactccctccgtcccggctaagatgacacattgcttagccggcacggggttttaggagttattggttaaagtgtttaattggagagagagaaggtgagtgtaagtattaaagtagagagataaagaaagatgaatattttaatatgagtgagaaaagtggttgagtgtattaattggagagagaaagttaccaaaaaaggaaatgtgtcatcttagttgggacaaactaaaaaggaaaatgtgtcatcttaagcgggacgaagggagtaataaattgtgagtggaatgagttagtggatgTGGGTCCATTTACGAAAAAAAAGGTGAAATGGGACATTTAATGGTGGACATCTCAAAATTgcaatatgagacatttaataaTGGACAGAGCAGTCCATTGGTAGGAAATGCTGCATTTTGCATCTCAATATCAAAGAACTTTAGACAGTATTTGAGCACCattaattagtggaataaCATCTACTAAGTACTAACAAATATGCCCATTAGGGTACTTCATTTCACTAACGCAAGTTCCAGGTAGTGACACATTAGAATATGATtggtatataaatataacacAAACTAAATGAACTATTCTTACATACACGCATAAAATCCaccaaagaaaaaagaaaaacatactaAAACACATTTAATATCCTAGAGTTACCTGCTACATCTGTATAAGAAAACTAGACCTATTGATGCCAAGAACACACCCATCCAGGCAAAAAGACCAAAGCCAGCTGTTAGCCTTGGAAGATTTGAAGCTGCATAAACcaagaaagcaaataaattattttgtcaaaataacaattaataaatagattcACATAGTTCGGTCTAGAGATATACCTGTAATAActgaatgtatatatattgcaAGCATCAGGAAAACTATACACCAAAGAATTGGAGCAAGTCCTAGTTTTGAAAGTTTGCCGAGACAACTGTTGTTATCCCATCGTTTGTCAAACAACCTTCTAGCATTTCCCTGTAAATCACATCCCAAGATTAGtcagattaaataaaatttgaagtaaAGGAAGATGGAATAAAGAGGTTCAAGACACTGATACATTTTAGAAAGAAAGATAATTTCTAGAGACGTAGTTTCCAGAGTACCTACAAGGAAAAATGCAACTTGTCTATGATTTTTATCTGCGGCTAGCTGAGCAGGGGTAAGGCCGGTGTTTTCTGTTACCATTAAATCTTCTTTCTTCCCTGCCATCACCAGAACAGTGCATGCTTCTAAGTTACCCCTAATGGCAGCCCAATGCAACGGGGTGCAGCCTAGATGATAAAAATTCATATCAGATGCTTCTGAAGCAGGTAGCAGGAcaaaatttttacaaaataaacacaGAAGAAACAAATATGAGGAACAAAACACGATTATAGATCCAGCATGGAGCATTTCAACTAACCTTCTTTATCTTGCCGCACTCTATGAGCATTCAGATATAGCAAAAGGCGAATGCAGTCAGCAAATCCCTTGTAAGCAGCCCTACAGTCATCagcaaaataataaactaaataagtaaataaaaaccACTTAAAAAGACTAACAAgcaagaaagagaaataaaatgccAAAGACAGCAGTTGTAAGTCGTACACTGCAAGAGAATTCAATGCATGTTATCTATCAAAAGTAACCATGAACACAGACCAGGCTTATAAGGAAGAGGTTAACATAATATGATAGAATTTATTGCTGACAAGAACATTAAAAGAGTGCACATATGGCAGAGTTACAGTAACCAAGTGATAAATAGCTAGATCAAAACCAGAAAGGTAATCCAAATCAAACTGTTTGAGTAGAGCACATATCTATAATTATCTGAAGTAAAGGTGCCACTGCCACCTTAAAGAATTCAAACTAGTAACACCAACATGAATGATAATGGTCCCAAACATATCCAAGGGATCAGAAAATTGGAACATCAATCTTGCTTCCTTACAAATTTAAAGCTTCCTCGCCTAAAATCTTTAATATTGTTAAACAAAGTCTATAATGGATGCAAAGATtagataaaagaaataattgtGCATGCCAGCAGAAAAATACAATTACATTGATCAAGTACCAGTGCATTGGGCTTCTTCCATCATTATCAGGGACATCAGCATCAGCATTCCACTTTGTGACAATGTGACACAGGAAAGCTGTCTGACCATACTGTGCTGCAACATGTGTTGTCTGTAACCATAGGAAGTGTGAGAATGAATGTTTCAAGAAATGTGGCAGCCTTGCATTGCAGGAGCAACAAAATTATCCTGGATAAACATCATTAAAATGATTGTAATTGGAATCTAGATGACAGAATGATGCTCGAGTGCAATTGAATAGTACAAGAGTAGGGCCAATAATATCATTCTCGAAATCCTTAATAGAACTTCTAGACAATTATGTTCAGTTCTCAAATCAAAACATTAATTGACCAGGAATGGCCATaatttttttgcctttttggCTCTTGCAACTTGTGTTTTACATATCAGGACTCCAGCTTGTAATCTAATGATAGTTCCGTTGCTTGGAAATGGAATATTGAGGTAGTTTAATGTTTACATCCAGAACCATATAATAAACATCAATCACAAACCCCAAAATTTGTTTGACGATTGTCAAGATCCGTGCGAAATAGTGGCAAAAAATGTTGTTGTCACCATCAGACATCTATCAACCCCTGTCTGAAACTAAATAACCATTTGTGGAAAGATAACAAGAGTAATTGTGAGTCTTTGTGACTAATTCGTCTTCTGCACAGTTCATATAAAactttgatcccttatttgcAATTAGTAATAGtagaatataaaagaaaacCTGATAACCATTGAGATCAGCTAAACCAACACGAGCACCCTCCTGCAGAAGAAGCTCAGCAACCTGAATTGCACCCTTCACTGCACTCCAATGCAAAGCTGTTTGTCCAGTATGATCACGTGCATTAATATCACCTCCGTGCTGTCAACAACGAACCATATACC
The nucleotide sequence above comes from Salvia hispanica cultivar TCC Black 2014 chromosome 5, UniMelb_Shisp_WGS_1.0, whole genome shotgun sequence. Encoded proteins:
- the LOC125186868 gene encoding LOW QUALITY PROTEIN: protein S-acyltransferase 24-like (The sequence of the model RefSeq protein was modified relative to this genomic sequence to represent the inferred CDS: deleted 3 bases in 2 codons) — protein: MASEIEVVEEVESRDHPTGSAPEDDSLRNDVYTAAAYGDVDKLQRLVESGGCSVAEPDALGHYALQWAALNNRTAAAQYIVEHGGDINARDHTGQTALHWSAVKGAIQVAELLLQEGARVGLADLNGYQTTHVAAQYGQTAFLCHIVTKWNADADVPDNDGRSPMHWAAYKGFADCIRLLLYLNAHRVRQDKEGCTPLHWAAIRGNLEACTVLVMAGKKEDLMVTENTGLTPAQLAADKNHRQVAFFLGNARRLFDKRWDNNSCLGKLSKLGLAPILWCIVFLMLAIYIHSVITASNLPRLTAGFGLFAWMGVFLASIGLVFLYRCSSKDPGFIRINVHDPASMKDDEPLLKIEINNLVLIRGNWSQLCATCKIVRPLRAKHCTTCDRCVEQFDHHCPWVSNCIGKKNKWDFFLLLVLEVLALLICGSVALIRVLTDPLAPSTFGAWLSHVGNQHVGALAFLVADAFIIIAVGILTCVQASQIARNITTNEMANMLRYSYLRGPDGRFRNLFDHGCKKNCTDFLINGYSEDIEHAEESGESEGIRMINMTQDANHTNGVSHSHQPNGNGHILIDVNKISNAHQGHIHSSQCSHSPSHSQRHSQIHTDSHVPAGLDVGLGRNVSRAAVVS